GCCAGCTCACTGCTGTCAGCTGCCTCATAGTCGTAGAGCACCCGGGCCTTTCGAGTCCCGCTGGCTGGTGGAGCCACCTCCTCCAGGCACAGTGCTGCCTCTTCTGGAGGGGCCAAGCCAGCCCCAGTAGGTACCACAGGCATGGTGGCCGCAGTGGTGGTGGGTGAGGTGCTGCtcaggggtggggaggcaggctCTGTAGTGCCCACGAAGGTGCCTGGAAATCTAGAGATAAGGGTGTCTCAGCAGCCAGTGCTAACCTGTGAGCCCCACATGCTCTACAAGACAGACCAGAGACACTGGCCCATTTCACACACAAGGAGGCCCAACCCTCAATAACTTACATGGCACCCTGGGAGCTGGCAGCACAAGGGGAAAAACAGAATAAAGGAAGCTGAGATAGTCCCACCTGCTTGTCCCTGCCCACCTCCCACCGCTGCATTAGCCCCTGGGGTCTCTGGTCCCTGAGGGCTCACCACACGAGGCACCCAGGTGGGGTTCTAGGCAGAGCCTCCAGTTCAACCTCGTGTATCAGTGGGGTTTCTGAGCTCAGAAGAGAAGGCCCTTGGCCAGAAGCATTGGGCcactcactgggtctgggagctaGGGGGCCTCAGAGACCTGGGTCCAGCCACACCTGCCTAGCTGTTTCTGCAGATCCAGCATGTGGCGGTAGCACTGTGCATAGTAGGTGGTCTGAGACTTGACGAACTCATGGAGGCAGCGAAGGTGGTTCACCTGGAAGGAAGTTCTCCATTTAACCTCTGGCCTTAGCAGAGCCTGTCCCCATCTGTGCTCTGACAGACCATGCTTCAGACACCACTGGCTGGGGATGGGATGCCCGGTCTGGGCtggctctgtggcctctgcagcagGACTCGAATGTAGGACTCACATGGGCACTGCTGATCCCCTCCAGCAGGAGACGAGTAACTTCTGCCTGCCGGTCAAACTCGGTCTGGGCCGCTCGAAGCTCCTGCTCAGCCTGCGGGGGAAACAATATCACCGTCCTCCAGGAACAGAGGCCTGGCTCTAAACGCCTGGCTTTGCACCTACAGCTGACACCCAGGGATGTCAGAGCCCTTTTGGAAGCTGTGGCTAGGTGCAGTGACAAACCCTCCCAACCTGACAGGGTAGAGTCTATCAGGAGATGCTGCTATGGGAACTAACGTTCTGTGGGACAATCATTTCCCAGAGGGGGGTTTAGTGTCCCCGACCAGGACCCCAGAGAGTGTGAGGCACAATCAATCGAAAGCGAAAGACTCCCCATCTACAGCAGCAGTCATGTCTGGGTCCCTCCCTGTCCTTGTCTTAGCACTTATCCCCAAGTCCCCTAAGACCCAACTCACCTTGTCTACCTCATCGTTCCAAAGCTGTGGGGACCAGAACAGCACGGGCAGCAGGGAAGGCAAAGTGGGCACTGGTCAGTGGAGGAGCAGTGACAGCCGAACGCCAGAGCCCGTGCCTGCCCCAGCTCCCAGGGACCCAACCTCCGCCCACCTTCCTGCACAACCCAGCCCAGCCGCAGGAGCTGAGGCTGGAACAACGTTTGGTGTAGGGGTAGGCAGGGGGTACACATCCCACTCAGCATGCTGCATGCAGGGCCAGCCGACTGGAAGTCTTGCTTCTATTTTCCTACAGCCACCCCCAACTCTAAGTGGGTCTTAGAGACcaaatgtccccaccccaccctgactCCTGCTCGGAGGCAGGACAGGACAAGTGACCCTGGGCCAGTCACTGAACCTTTCTGTCCTCCGGCAGGGAAAGGCAGCCTCGGGCCAGAGTCACACTGGGGGTCAgtggcaaaagaaaaaaacagggcAGCCTCCACCCTCCGGGATGTTTCTCCTTCCACTCGGCCCAGGGAGGGGAGCGGGAAGTGTCATCCAGAGTCTAGGGAAGagaagcccccctccccccaccatgaCTTAGGAGACCCAATTTATGGTCACGTGTGGAAATCTGGCCTAGGGCAACACTCTGACACATGAACTGCTGACCTGGGCCAGCAGAATGCACAGCCCACAGTGGGGGACACCACTGTTAGGTGCCACGTTGGAGGGCTATATAGCGGGCCTGAGCATTGACATCTCAAAGACAGTTGCCAGCCATGGAATGACAGCACAAATCATACAGTAGCATGCTCAGAACAGGAGCAGAGGGCGGATGGCCTGTGCAGGAGTTTCACCCAGGGCACAGGGAGAGAGATGTGGGGCTGGCCTAGCCCCAACAGTCCGTATACACCGACTCACACCAGGCTACTGTGCCAGCCTAGCCTGCCTACCTCCGTCCTGCCTCCAACCTGCTTTCCAGTAGCTTCCCAGGCCATCTAGCTTGCAACCTACCACGGTGCTAAGGCAACCAACCAGTTGTCTAGGAATCCGAGACAGGACGCCAGATGCAGGCGGCCTCCTCTTACCCCAAGGGTCCCTCAGACCCACCAGGAGGCTTGAGTGGTATACCTTTGTGGGAGAAAGCATGGGATGGAAAGTCCCTCAGCTTCCCTAGAGGTGGTACTGTGTGCTGTCCTAAGGACATGAAGGGGTTCTCTACAGCTGGCCAAAGAATCTTCTACCTTGCCTAGGGAGAAGCCAGCTCAGCCTGCCTGCTGGATCAAACTGGGCCACATGGAGTTGTTTCCCTGAGCTGCCCCTCAGCCTCTCGGGATAACCTGCAACATGAGCAGGCCCTTTGCCTCACCTGCTGTCTTCCAGGCCTGAGCTGGCAGAGCCAATGGCAGGAGCTGTGGGCCAAGGAGGCCAGGGTGGGGCAAGGCATGATGGAAGGGTTGCTTACCGCGGAGGCGCTGGCCGAGAGAATGTAATTACGAGGTCTAGTCTCCTGAAAGTCAGGCACCGTCTGGCGGGGAACAGAGTTCATGGGGGAGAGGGGTCACCCTGGGCCAGGACCAATGTTGAGGCCTGGAGGTGGCCCCAGGGTCTCCTATAAGGAGATGCAAGGAACCCTGGCCCCTGGGacaagaagaaagacagacacaacacAGACCCTCTGCCCACTCCAGCCCGATGGAGATGAGACAGGCTTAGGGGTCCAGTGGGTCGGAACTGAAGACTCAATGGGCAGATGTGTGAGGAGCCCAAGTAACCCACAGGCTAGGCCTGCCCTTCTTCCAGGTCTTTGGCACACAAGGAGTCCCAACAGATCCACGGCCCTCCCCACCATGGCTTCCTCCAGCTCAGAACTTCACCACATTGTTTGTGGCTCCTCCACCAGGGCCAGATCCCTCCCCACAAgagtggatagatggatgcatggatggacaGAGTGACAGGCAGGCTTTTAACGTTTGCAAGAAGCTGCCTCCCAGGCCAATGCCTGCATCCCCACAAACCAGAGGCTCTGCATGGAGGTCAGCCAATTGCAAAAGCCTGAAGGCATGCCCTGGGCTGGCCGCAGCACCTGGGCCCTCGGGCAGGGTGAGCGAACCGGAAGCAGCACAGCACATGGGGCTGGTATACTCACATCTCCCTCACACTGAGCCAAGTTACCCAAAGCAGGACGGAAAGGAACAAAAACAGAGAGTTAGTAAGTCCACAGCAGGGAAGCAGGTGCAGCCGGACCGGCGTAAGGCGGCTATAGAACTAGAAAGACACAGGCCACCCTGAGGAGCCCAGGGTGAGCAGGCCCTAGGACACTGCTCATACCTCACATGACTCACAGGCCCAAGGCCTTCTGGACCCAAAGGGGGAAAGCGGTTACCCTGCAGTGACTAAGGAAAGGCAGAAGTGACAGGGATTGTGGCTGTTGTGCACAGGTGATTGACAAGAATCACAGGTCATTCTCTTTGCATAGGGACCGTGCACACCGGTAGCCTGGGACCCAGCTATGGCTCTCACCAGAGGCAGTGCAGCCCCGGAGAGCACACTGACCAAGCTGTGGGGCCCAGCAGGCTCCCTGGTCTAGCTCTCCCTTTAATTGAGAGGCTGAGAAGCAGAATCTCCCTAACATACCGTAGGCCTAGGGATTTCCTTCTCAGGACCTGTGGTGGCTGTTAGGTCCCTTACACCCTTGAGCGGTCTGCATAGCAAGACAATGCTCAGCACTTACGGCCTAGCTCAATAAATCAGTTTAGCCTGTCCCATCCTGCTTGAGCAGGCTGGGTGTGAAACAGGAGCAGGACGGCCCAGGCCCTGCTCCTTAAACAGTCCCTGCATGGGCTCTGGGGTCTGGCCAGCTCTAGTGCTCTCCGCAGCCTAACCATGGGGCACTTTGTACCCATGTTCAAGCAGCAGGTGGACAGTTAGTAAGTGAGCCATATCCGGGCAGGGCCAGGCTGAGCATCCACGGAGGCAGGAAAGGCAAGCGAGCATTCCATCCTAGTTCTTAGAGGCCAGCAGGGTACCCAGCCCAGGTACAGGCACTGTGAGTCTGCCCACCTCATACATTCTGTCCTGGAGCCACCAGGGTTCCCTGGGGTggggacagacaccatgacctgaCCAGTCAGCACAGTCTAGCCCCAGCCAAGGAGGAAGAGCATGCCAAACACCAGGTCCCCACGGACCCCATCCCTGGACTCCCCAACAGCCTGGGAGCAAGGAGGGGACAGGGGCACTTACCGTGGCTTTGGCTTCTGCCGCCTTGGCCTTCTTTAGCCGGGCTTTGCAGGCATCCAAGTCAAGGCGCCGGTTCTGCAGAAGCCGCCTCTCCTTCTGCAGGGGCAACAGGGACAGTGGGATGGGGCCAGACCCCTGGCAAACtgagacccagaaatggacaGTCATTCTTGGTCACTCAGTTTGCAGGAGCCACCTCTAAGGAGGTCTGGGTTCCCTGCCTGGGATGAAAACCTACAGAGTTCAGAGGAGTGACCCCAGACTCCTCACCGAAATCGTTTTCCAGTCCCCTTCCAGGAAGTTGCGCAAGGGTGTGAGGAAGCTGAGGGAGGCAGTGTGAATGAAATCCCGTTCTGCGGCTCCCAGACGCTTTTCAGCTTCTGACACCTTCATCAGTGTCTTCCCTGGGAAGAGAGTCATAGGGTGAGGAGGGGCAGAGCACAAGCCACTCTGCCCCCAACAGTTGCCAATCTGAGACAGGCAGACCTGCTGGACGTCTAACATGAAGAGAATGGTCAGGGGCTGCTGGCTGGGGCGTGGCTGGGGTGGAGCCTTGCCTAGAAGGCAGGGCATGAGGCCTGGTGTCTAAGGGCAAACAGAAGACCGGGGAGTTCCGGAATGAGAAAAAGGAGTTCGAGTATCCCCCAAAAGTCACACTAACTGAACACAGCTATCAAAGATATCAACCCGGAGACCTGTCTGGTGGGAAGAGAGCCACCCCTGCCAGAACTGAACACAATCCAGAAAGGTCTGAGGCATCTTGGATGCCTCTCGGCAAGCACACTTGTGGTATGTCTGAGGCAGGCTGGAAAGCACTCCAGCCACTTCCCACCACCAGCTGCATGGGAAGCCTCACCCCTACGAGGCAAAAGCTAGCTGTAAACTGCTCAACCTTTAGACGAGTGAGTTTCCCAATTCACACACGCTCACTTCCCGGGAAAGTCTCAGGGGAGGAAGACGTTTAAGAACAACCTCTGATCAATACTGGCTGACCACTAACATGTACTGACCCAAGAATGGCTCCCTTGCCTTGAAACGAGGAGCAGGCTGGGAGTGGTGGGCAGGCCTCTAATCTCATCAACTTCAAGGCTGAGGCTGCATGACCCAGAGTTAGAGGCCATTCTGGGCAAATCAGTAAGGTTCTGTCTCCAAG
This Rattus norvegicus strain BN/NHsdMcwi chromosome 3, GRCr8, whole genome shotgun sequence DNA region includes the following protein-coding sequences:
- the Sh3glb2 gene encoding endophilin-B2 isoform X3 — protein: MDFNMKKLASDAGIFFTRAVQFTEEKFGQAEKTELDAHFENLLARADSTKNWTERILRQTEVLLQPNPSARVEEFLYEKLDRKVPSRVTNGELLAQYMAEAASELGPNTPYGKTLMKVSEAEKRLGAAERDFIHTASLSFLTPLRNFLEGDWKTISKERRLLQNRRLDLDACKARLKKAKAAEAKATTVPDFQETRPRNYILSASASALWNDEVDKAEQELRAAQTEFDRQAEVTRLLLEGISSAHVNHLRCLHEFVKSQTTYYAQCYRHMLDLQKQLGSSQGAIFPGTFVGTTEPASPPLSSTSPTTTAATMPVVPTGAGLAPPEEAALCLEEVAPPASGTRKARVLYDYEAADSSELALLADELITVYSLPGMDPDWLIGERGNKKGKVPVTYLELLS
- the Sh3glb2 gene encoding endophilin-B2 isoform X1 codes for the protein MDFNMKKLASDAGIFFTRAVQFTEEKFGQAEKTELDAHFENLLARADSTKNWTERILRQTEVLLQPNPSARVEEFLYEKLDRKVPSRVTNGELLAQYMAEAASELGPNTPYGKTLMKVSEAEKRLGAAERDFIHTASLSFLTPLRNFLEGDWKTISKERRLLQNRRLDLDACKARLKKAKAAEAKATTVPDFQETRPRNYILSASASATLDDTSRSPPWAEWKEKHPGGWRLPCFFLLPLTPSVTLARGCLSLPEDRKLWNDEVDKAEQELRAAQTEFDRQAEVTRLLLEGISSAHVNHLRCLHEFVKSQTTYYAQCYRHMLDLQKQLGSSQGAIFPGTFVGTTEPASPPLSSTSPTTTAATMPVVPTGAGLAPPEEAALCLEEVAPPASGTRKARVLYDYEAADSSELALLADELITVYSLPGMDPDWLIGERGNKKGKVPVTYLELLS
- the Sh3glb2 gene encoding endophilin-B2 isoform 1 (isoform 1 is encoded by transcript variant 1); its protein translation is MDFNMKKLASDAGIFFTRAVQFTEEKFGQAEKTELDAHFENLLARADSTKNWTERILRQTEVLLQPNPSARVEEFLYEKLDRKVPSRVTNGELLAQYMAEAASELGPNTPYGKTLMKVSEAEKRLGAAERDFIHTASLSFLTPLRNFLEGDWKTISKERRLLQNRRLDLDACKARLKKAKAAEAKATTVPDFQETRPRNYILSASASALWNDEVDKAEQELRAAQTEFDRQAEVTRLLLEGISSAHVNHLRCLHEFVKSQTTYYAQCYRHMLDLQKQLGRFPGTFVGTTEPASPPLSSTSPTTTAATMPVVPTGAGLAPPEEAALCLEEVAPPASGTRKARVLYDYEAADSSELALLADELITVYSLPGMDPDWLIGERGNKKGKVPVTYLELLS
- the Sh3glb2 gene encoding endophilin-B2 isoform X4, with translation MDFNMKKLASDAGIFFTRAVQFTEEKFGQAEKTELDAHFENLLARADSTKNWTERILRQTEVLLQPNPSARVEEFLYEKLDRKVPSRVTNGELLAQYMAEAASELGPNTPYGKTLMKVSEAEKRLGAAERDFIHTASLSFLTPLRNFLEGDWKTISKERRLLQNRRLDLDACKARLKKAKAAEAKATLWNDEVDKAEQELRAAQTEFDRQAEVTRLLLEGISSAHVNHLRCLHEFVKSQTTYYAQCYRHMLDLQKQLGSSQGAIFPGTFVGTTEPASPPLSSTSPTTTAATMPVVPTGAGLAPPEEAALCLEEVAPPASGTRKARVLYDYEAADSSELALLADELITVYSLPGMDPDWLIGERGNKKGKVPVTYLELLS
- the Sh3glb2 gene encoding endophilin-B2 isoform X5, producing MDFNMKKLASDAGIFFTRAVQFTEEKFGQAEKTELDAHFENLLARADSTKNWTERILRQTEVLLQPNPSARVEEFLYEKLDRKVPSRVTNGELLAQYMAEAASELGPNTPYGKTLMKVSEAEKRLGAAERDFIHTASLSFLTPLRNFLEGDWKTISKERRLLQNRRLDLDACKARLKKAKAAEAKATLWNDEVDKAEQELRAAQTEFDRQAEVTRLLLEGISSAHVNHLRCLHEFVKSQTTYYAQCYRHMLDLQKQLGRFPGTFVGTTEPASPPLSSTSPTTTAATMPVVPTGAGLAPPEEAALCLEEVAPPASGTRKARVLYDYEAADSSELALLADELITVYSLPGMDPDWLIGERGNKKGKVPVTYLELLS
- the Sh3glb2 gene encoding endophilin-B2 isoform X2, with protein sequence MDFNMKKLASDAGIFFTRAVQFTEEKFGQAEKTELDAHFENLLARADSTKNWTERILRQTEVLLQPNPSARVEEFLYEKLDRKVPSRVTNGELLAQYMAEAASELGPNTPYGKTLMKVSEAEKRLGAAERDFIHTASLSFLTPLRNFLEGDWKTISKERRLLQNRRLDLDACKARLKKAKAAEAKATTVPDFQETRPRNYILSASASATLDDTSRSPPWAEWKEKHPGGWRLPCFFLLPLTPSVTLARGCLSLPEDRKLWNDEVDKAEQELRAAQTEFDRQAEVTRLLLEGISSAHVNHLRCLHEFVKSQTTYYAQCYRHMLDLQKQLGRFPGTFVGTTEPASPPLSSTSPTTTAATMPVVPTGAGLAPPEEAALCLEEVAPPASGTRKARVLYDYEAADSSELALLADELITVYSLPGMDPDWLIGERGNKKGKVPVTYLELLS
- the Sh3glb2 gene encoding endophilin-B2 isoform X9, producing MDFNMKKLASDAGIFFTRAVQFTEEKFGQAEKTELDAHFENLLARADSTKNWTERILRQTEVLLQPNPSARVEEFLYEKLDRKVPSRVTNGELLAQYMAEAASELGPNTPYGKTLMKVSEAEKRLGAAERDFIHTASLSFLTPLRNFLEGDWKTISKERRLLQNRRLDLDACKARLKKAKAAEAKATCEGDVSIPAPCAVLLPVRSPCPRAQVLRPAQGMPSGFCNWLTSMQSLWFVGMQALAWEAASCKR
- the Sh3glb2 gene encoding endophilin-B2 isoform X8; its protein translation is MDFNMKKLASDAGIFFTRAVQFTEEKFGQAEKTELDAHFENLLARADSTKNWTERILRQTEVLLQPNPSARVEEFLYEKLDRKVPSRVTNGELLAQYMAEAASELGPNTPYGKTLMKVSEAEKRLGAAERDFIHTASLSFLTPLRNFLEGDWKTISKERRLLQNRRLDLDACKARLKKAKAAEAKATLWNDEVDKAEQELRAAQTEFDRQAEVTRLLLEGISSAHVNHLRCLHEFVKSQTTYYAQCYRHMLDLQKQLGRCGWTQVSEAP
- the Sh3glb2 gene encoding endophilin-B2 isoform X7 encodes the protein MDFNMKKLASDAGIFFTRAVQFTEEKFGQAEKTELDAHFENLLARADSTKNWTERILRQTEVLLQPNPSARVEEFLYEKLDRKVPSRVTNGELLAQYMAEAASELGPNTPYGKTLMKVSEAEKRLGAAERDFIHTASLSFLTPLRNFLEGDWKTISKERRLLQNRRLDLDACKARLKKAKAAEAKATTVPDFQETRPRNYILSASASATLDDTSRSPPWAEWKEKHPGGWRLPCFFLLPLTPSVTLARGCLSLPEDRKLWNDEVDKAEQELRAAQTEFDRQAEVTRLLLEGISSAHVNHLRCLHEFVKSQTTYYAQCYRHMLDLQKQLGRCGWTQVSEAP
- the Sh3glb2 gene encoding endophilin-B2 isoform 2 (isoform 2 is encoded by transcript variant 2), whose protein sequence is MDFNMKKLASDAGIFFTRAVQFTEEKFGQAEKTELDAHFENLLARADSTKNWTERILRQTEVLLQPNPSARVEEFLYEKLDRKVPSRVTNGELLAQYMAEAASELGPNTPYGKTLMKVSEAEKRLGAAERDFIHTASLSFLTPLRNFLEGDWKTISKERRLLQNRRLDLDACKARLKKAKAAEAKATTVPDFQETRPRNYILSASASALWNDEVDKAEQELRAAQTEFDRQAEVTRLLLEGISSAHVNHLRCLHEFVKSQTTYYAQCYRHMLDLQKQLGRFPGTFVGTTEPASPPLSSTSPTTTAATMPVVPTGAGLAPPEEAALCLEEVAPPASGTRKARVLYDYEAADSSELALLADEVAHHCLQPAGHGPRLAHW
- the Sh3glb2 gene encoding endophilin-B2 isoform X6 gives rise to the protein MAEAASELGPNTPYGKTLMKVSEAEKRLGAAERDFIHTASLSFLTPLRNFLEGDWKTISKERRLLQNRRLDLDACKARLKKAKAAEAKATTVPDFQETRPRNYILSASASATLDDTSRSPPWAEWKEKHPGGWRLPCFFLLPLTPSVTLARGCLSLPEDRKLWNDEVDKAEQELRAAQTEFDRQAEVTRLLLEGISSAHVNHLRCLHEFVKSQTTYYAQCYRHMLDLQKQLGSSQGAIFPGTFVGTTEPASPPLSSTSPTTTAATMPVVPTGAGLAPPEEAALCLEEVAPPASGTRKARVLYDYEAADSSELALLADELITVYSLPGMDPDWLIGERGNKKGKVPVTYLELLS